A genomic region of Trifolium pratense cultivar HEN17-A07 linkage group LG3, ARS_RC_1.1, whole genome shotgun sequence contains the following coding sequences:
- the LOC123915062 gene encoding replication protein A 70 kDa DNA-binding subunit E-like: MPPKYNSISEISPSKETWNVLVRIVRMWFVKDMNRDALPYSLEMVLMDKKGEKIHATVRRTLIYKYEKELTEGHVYSISNFSVATNVGSYRTTNHAYKINFQFGTKIKKFDDKLIPANIYMISEPHKIFNDNYDTDYLIDVMGVLKAVGVEKVYSRNGSESKMIPIYIYFNNFYFKVTLFGPYADELNAFIASGEADNAVVAVLLAKVKMFQGQPTIQNTIYATKLVFNPVYTSVVDLKKRMLGKSATPSPGISLLKDTSKVSNEDDFLNLTPMATIEGVKDCSVEKTFAVFGTVKFIDGSEWWYTACTCNKKVYPDERMYFCPKCNKHVINVSPRYMIKVKVIDHTDSATFLIFDRDATDLFNKSCADMIEAFGMGNLADILEEIGDLVDKSYLFKVETNVDPSGMYEKSFKVKKIVADPVLIEKFKAKYVESLVSEPYKVSFFNKVKH, encoded by the exons atgccTCCAAAATATAATTCTATTTCTGAAATTTCTCCATCCAAAGAAACATGGAATGTATTGGTTAGAATTGTTCGCATGTGGTTTGTTAAAGATATGAATAGAGATGCGCTGCCGTATTCTTTAGAAATGGTTTTGATGGATAAGAAG GGTGAAAAGATCCATGCAACAGTTCGAAGAACATTAATTTACAAATATGAAAAGGAACTCACTGAGGGTCATGTGTATTCCATAAGCAACTTTAGTGTTGCCACTAATGTGGGATCATATAGAACCACCAATCATgcctataaaattaattttcaatttggaactaaaatcaaaaaatttgatGACAAGTTGATACCTGCTAATATATACATGATCAGTGAACCTCATAAGATTTTTAATGATAACTATGATACCGATTATTTGATAG ATGTGATGGGAGTCTTGAAAGCTGTGGGTGTTGAAAAGGTTTATTCTCGAAATGGAAGCGAATCAAAGATgattcctatatatatatattttaataac TTCTATTTCAAAGTTACACTCTTTGGACCTTATGCGGACGAGTTGAACGCTTTTATCGCATCTGGTGAAGCAGATAATGCTGTCGTTGCTGTTTTGTTGGCCAAAGTCAAAATGTTCCAAG gtCAACCAACTATTCAAAACACCATATATGCCACTAAACTGGTTTTCAATCCTGTTTACACATCTGTCGTTGATCTCAAGAAAAG GATGCTTGGGAAAAGTGCTACTCCATCACCTGGTATTTCTCTATTAAAAGATACTTCTAAAGTTAGCAATGAGGATGATTTTCTCAATTTGACGCCAATGGCAACTATTGAGGGAGTTAAGGATTGTAGTGTG GAAAAGACATTTGCTGTATTTGGTACGGTGAAGTTTATCGATGGTTCTGAATGGTGGTACACTGCGTGCACCtgtaataaaaaagtttatccAGATGAGCGTATGTACTTTTGTCCTAAGTGCAACAAGCATGTCATCAACGTCTCTCCAAG GTACATGATTAAGGTCAAAGTTATTGACCATACTGATTCTGCTACCTTTCTCATTTTTGATCGTGATGCTACCGATCTATTCAATAAATCTTGTGCTGATATGATCGAAGCTTTTGGGAtg GGTAATTTGGCCGATATTCTAGAAGAGATTGGTGATCTGGTTGATAAGTCATATCTTTTTAAGGTTGAAACCAATGTTGATCCTTCTGGCATGTACGAAAAATCTTTTAAGGTCAAGAAGATTGTGGCCGACCCTGTTTTGATTGAAAAGTTCAAAGCTAAATATGTAGAATCTTTGGTTAGTGAACCGTATAAAGTATCGTTTTTTAATAAAGTTAAACATTAA